The DNA sequence CTTCCGCGTCGTTGGGTCGTCGAGCGGACGTTCGCGTGGATGGGGAGATTCCGACGGCTGGCGCGCGACTATGAGCGATTGGAGCAAACGTTGGTAGGTCTTCATTTCCTCGCGTTCGCCATCCTGATGCTCAAACGGTTTGTCGCGCGGGTTCCACAAAGTGCATAACACACTCTAGGGATCTGTCGCTC is a window from the Candidatus Poribacteria bacterium genome containing:
- a CDS encoding transposase — its product is LPRRWVVERTFAWMGRFRRLARDYERLEQTLVGLHFLAFAILMLKRFVARVPQSA